The sequence GAACATTTTTGTAGGTATTAAAATTTGCTTTTTTCGGATCGACATAAACAGGTTTCCCTGTTTCATTAGCCATTAGAATTATTGTATTGATCGATTCGGAATTGAGTACACCTTTATTATAATCTTCCAAGATAATTGCATCTACATCTTTTAAAGTTAAATCAACAGATTCAGCCAACGCTTTGTTGGATGATTCCGATAGATCGGAATTTTCTTCACGATCAGCCCTCACCACTTGTTGGTTATGGGCCATAATTCTTGACTTAACGGTAGTTGGACGATTGTCACTCTCAACCAAATTGGTGCAAACAATATTTCGTTGATCCAATAATTCTGTTAATATTTTTCCCTCTGAATCGGCGCCGATCAAGCCAATGATAGAAACTTTACATCCCAATGATGCGAGGTTTAAGGCAACATTTGCAGCGCCTCCGGGATTGTGCTCAATTTTATTAACTTTCACAACTGGCACAGGCGCTTCCGGTGAAATTCTATCTGCATGCCCCCAAAGGTACGTATCCAACATTAGGTCACCCACAACAAGGACTTTTTTATCCGCGAATCTGGTAGTTATTTCTTTGAAACGATTTAATTCCATTATCTAAATATCCTTAGGTGTAATAGTTCGTTCTGGTAGAACAAGTGCTAAAAAAATATACAGCAAGACGCCAACGCCAATACTCATAAAAGTACCAAATACCCATAGAATTCGTACAATGGTAGGGTCAATATTAAGCGATTGCCCAAATCCGCCACATACACCCGCAAGCTTTTTATCCAAGATAGATAGATGAAGTAATTCCCACACTTTGTCATTACTATTCACCTCTTTGGCTTCATTGGTTTTAGAATAAAGAAAGTAAAGACCCACGCCAACTAAAGACATTACCAAAAATACATTTAAAAGGTTATCCCAAAAAGTATCCCAAACCATGAATAAAATATGGTCATATCTAAAAAACAGAATTATTCCGATTAAAATTAACAGAACTCCCCATAATGGGTTGTTTTTAATAGAATCAAAATTAATTGAAGTGCTTTGTGTCAATTCGTCTGGAATCATTATGGCAGCAATAATGTAGGCCAATAATCCTGCACCACCGAAAAGTGTAAAAAACACCCAAACTAAACGAACGATAGTTGGATCAATGCCAAAATACTTCGCCACACCGCCACAAACGCCGGAAATGATTCTTTCTGAATTGCTTCGGTTAATTCGCTGCATAAGTAAAATTTACGTTAATTTAATTGATTAACGATTGTTTCTTTGCCTGCGCCTGCTTGGTTGCCTTTCACGTTCCTGTCGAAAATTCCCTCTGCCTGCACCGGGCCGTATTTTAGAAATGTGTCCATTGTCCAAATATATTAAAACGGAAGCAATCCGTTTAATATTTTGATCAGATGGCGCTGCTACTATTATGGTTGTACCCAAATCTTTATTCATTCGGATAAGTTTTTTGCGAAAATCTGATTCCATGTTGGTGTCAAAGAATACACCATAATCATCAATCATTAATACACGCGGATCACTTTCTACAGCAATAATCATATTTATCCAAGCCAGTTCTCCCGGAGATAAATCACTCACTTTACGGTTAAGTAAAAACGGCAATGATCCATTGTTGAAATATTTGGCAGCGCGTTTTTCTAGACGATTTTTATCCATTGATTTAATAACGTCAGAAACTTTTGACCCTTTGGGAATT is a genomic window of Candidatus Neomarinimicrobiota bacterium containing:
- a CDS encoding PspC domain-containing protein, which gives rise to MWELLHLSILDKKLAGVCGGFGQSLNIDPTIVRILWVFGTFMSIGVGVLLYIFLALVLPERTITPKDI
- a CDS encoding ATP-binding cassette domain-containing protein, yielding MNDRGTSIYDIQGIKKSYGNHTILNIRRLEFHRGTIYGIIGPIGSGKSTLFNILAGLKKPNEGVVKYDDAEFETNWMGKLKTIPEIALANIDSIPKGSKVSDVIKSMDKNRLEKRAAKYFNNGSLPFLLNRKVSDLSPGELAWINMIIAVESDPRVLMIDDYGVFFDTNMESDFRKKLIRMNKDLGTTIIVAAPSDQNIKRIASVLIYLDNGHISKIRPGAGRGNFRQERERQPSRRRQRNNR
- the rfaE1 gene encoding D-glycero-beta-D-manno-heptose-7-phosphate kinase yields the protein MELNRFKEITTRFADKKVLVVGDLMLDTYLWGHADRISPEAPVPVVKVNKIEHNPGGAANVALNLASLGCKVSIIGLIGADSEGKILTELLDQRNIVCTNLVESDNRPTTVKSRIMAHNQQVVRADREENSDLSESSNKALAESVDLTLKDVDAIILEDYNKGVLNSESINTIILMANETGKPVYVDPKKANFNTYKNVRLFKPNLNEFRQAYAENESLEVAGFRLKNELNAEILMITRGAEGVSLFDGSDYHHIPTKARRVHDVSGAGDTVISTFALADLCGATPEESVTLSNYAAGRVCEEVGVVPISLDLLNEMLDHHNSI